TATTTGTGCTATTTTGGCCTCTAAAGTGACTTCGTTAAAGCCATAATCGGTGCCTTCACGCAGCACATATTCTTTAATTAAATTAGCTAGAGTGTCGGGCGAAAGTTGATCGTGTGGAATCAGCATTAACGGGTAGCCTTGTGCTTAAAAGTGTTCAGCAAAAAATTGCGGTATACGGTGTTCTAGCCAAAAAATAGGTTTTCGTGGGTTGTGGCCTGCAATAAACCCTACGTGCCCGCCATGCTCGCTTAATTCATAACGAATTGCACTAGAAAGTTGGTGCGTTTTTGGAATAACTGCATCAGACATAAACGGATCATCTTTGGCGTGAATAATTAAACTGGGTACGCGAATAGACTTGAGGAAAGGCATACCACTTGCGCGCTGGTAATAATCTTCGGCATCAATAAATCCGTGTATGGGGGCGGTAATCGCATTATCAAATTCACGGAGTGTTTTGAATCGTTTTACATCATATGGGGAATACGACAAAGGGAAGCCTTGTTGCATTTTTTGTAACTTGTTTATCGTGCTGGTTTTGAGCATATCCAACAGATATTTTTGATAAATTTTAGAGCTACCTTGTGTAATTCGGTGCGAGCTGGATGCTAAATCAAATGGTGCGCAAATGACGGCAGCGCATGACAACGGAGACTTGTCGCCTTGTTCCCCCAGATATTTTGCTAAAACATTGCCGCCTAAGGAAAAACCTACTGCGGCAAGTGGGCTGTTAGGGTAGTGTTTGCGAATGTGGTTGATAAAGTAGTTAGCATCGTCTGTTTCGCCAGAATGATAGGCTCTGGCCAATCTATTTATATCACTGCCGCATCCACGAAAGTGCATTAATACGCCGGTCCAACCTGCATCAGCAATGGCTTTCATCATGCCTTTGGCGTATACACTATTTACCGACCCTTCCAGGCCATGAAATACCAATACAATAGGGGTGGTTGTTTGGTGTGATACTTTTTGTGTCCACGCTAACTCAACAAAGTCACCATCAGGCAACTCAAGCAGCTCAGGCTGAGTGCTAAGGTGAAAGTGCTTTCTAATTACACGGGGCATAATGGTTTGCAGGTGGCAATGTTTTAACCACCAAGCGGGTTTAAATAAGCTTTTTACTATCATTTGTGGCGCAAATAAAACAGATTATTCCATTTCTAACAAAATTAACGTGCATTGCTTTGGGCAAGCAATACCCGCTTGTGCATGCTTTTCAGGTGGCAGTAAGT
This is a stretch of genomic DNA from Flocculibacter collagenilyticus. It encodes these proteins:
- a CDS encoding YheU family protein; its protein translation is MLIPHDQLSPDTLANLIKEYVLREGTDYGFNEVTLEAKIAQIKQQLVLGDIVIVFSQAHETVNLISKDAFNKLQYQEASDDYFP
- a CDS encoding hydrolase, whose product is MIVKSLFKPAWWLKHCHLQTIMPRVIRKHFHLSTQPELLELPDGDFVELAWTQKVSHQTTTPIVLVFHGLEGSVNSVYAKGMMKAIADAGWTGVLMHFRGCGSDINRLARAYHSGETDDANYFINHIRKHYPNSPLAAVGFSLGGNVLAKYLGEQGDKSPLSCAAVICAPFDLASSSHRITQGSSKIYQKYLLDMLKTSTINKLQKMQQGFPLSYSPYDVKRFKTLREFDNAITAPIHGFIDAEDYYQRASGMPFLKSIRVPSLIIHAKDDPFMSDAVIPKTHQLSSAIRYELSEHGGHVGFIAGHNPRKPIFWLEHRIPQFFAEHF